One region of Cerasicoccus sp. TK19100 genomic DNA includes:
- a CDS encoding PEP-CTERM sorting domain-containing protein — MNTSLKILLGATTLTVALATSAQAQTLMLNFRSSGGPTGANLTNSPLHTSEPSFTDTSWNNISNSDVGSGLLYADGTAATGVAFDLGIANLDVSTTVDLATTPTSANNLGLQANTGVYEGNSVGTGGIFSGSGPDRNQIGLQVTGLAAGTYEIYITGRNTNGQSTGELLYSYYAGTGVAGSNFDFSGYDSSSVSFMGSDQTAAWVDGGNYGKITITLAAGEALNIVSNGDGGKATGSSSFGTANRGFLNSVQISMIPEPQTWALIIGLVSLGVLALRRRK, encoded by the coding sequence ATGAATACCTCTCTTAAAATTCTCCTTGGTGCCACGACTTTGACGGTGGCTTTAGCGACTTCTGCTCAGGCGCAAACGCTCATGCTGAACTTTCGCTCGTCAGGTGGCCCGACCGGCGCAAACCTAACCAATAGCCCGCTCCACACGAGCGAACCCTCTTTTACTGACACCTCTTGGAATAACATAAGCAACAGCGACGTTGGTTCCGGCCTCTTGTATGCTGATGGCACTGCGGCAACCGGTGTGGCTTTCGATCTCGGCATTGCTAATTTGGACGTCAGCACGACGGTGGATTTGGCTACCACGCCGACTTCTGCGAATAATCTGGGCCTTCAGGCGAATACCGGCGTTTACGAAGGGAATTCTGTGGGCACGGGTGGTATTTTCAGCGGCAGCGGTCCCGACCGTAACCAAATTGGCCTTCAAGTGACTGGTCTTGCCGCTGGCACTTACGAAATTTACATTACCGGTCGTAACACCAACGGCCAGAGCACCGGTGAGCTTCTCTATTCCTACTATGCGGGAACGGGAGTCGCGGGCTCGAACTTCGACTTTTCCGGCTATGATAGCTCCAGCGTCAGCTTCATGGGTAGTGACCAGACCGCTGCATGGGTCGATGGTGGCAACTACGGTAAGATCACGATCACTCTCGCCGCTGGTGAAGCATTGAACATCGTTTCCAACGGTGATGGCGGCAAGGCAACGGGCTCGTCTTCCTTTGGCACCGCTAACCGCGGTTTCCTGAATTCGGTTCAAATATCCATGATTCCTGAGCCGCAGACCTGGGCATTGATCATTGGATTGGTCAGCTTGGGCGTGTTGGCGCTTCGTCGCCGCAAATAA
- a CDS encoding sulfatase-like hydrolase/transferase — MSRFFLLAIISLCVATVGRAEVDARPNILIILADDLGYEALGCYGGLTYETPELDTMAADGLRFAYAYTSPVCTPTRVSMHTSLYTFEHGHTGVLPVHNGTSEFVDFNAMPTFAQLLQADGYQTSTTGKWQLATLTEHPNHIANAGFDSWCVWQIWDGSAKTERFWDPYLNRDGVVMTGIEDRFGPDVLVDYVKVRMATATADGEPFMIVHNEMLPHSPLVNTPAGGGASLANMVNYMDFLVGELLDEVEALGIRENTYVIFIGDNGTDTGAVRETTDGEVTDGKRDLSDGGTHVPFIVWGPSSVPVGVSNDLIDITDVFPTVCSLAGVAIPETIEYRGTSFVPQLEGRPGMPRKWVHQGINSVQSLFNGQFRLNSNGKLYDARNLPAEPEVITPTPESEEAREELQKVFDFLQGNLSIPSGETGGSNGQVIDNDDSLQVTVVGEWKNSSASSGFIGSDYIHDLNAGQGTKSVTFAYTAAETGEHTIDLYWSALSNRASNAPVSVITPAGTTEFTVNQRLDGGQWNELTTVQLNAGDSLQVRIHNTDANGYVIADAVRITAAGEVPPDLTALYEWRAFNFENAALEDSGQELGVWGDAADPDGDGYSNLLEYALGGDPFQSAPLGLLDFSFADGVPSFRLIQRTGSDWLSIAAEYSPTLGDDWSPVQTLLTRSDARPLNRSYSEVTYTFTAGGPVPNPVFFRVNAELVE; from the coding sequence ATGTCGCGATTTTTTCTACTCGCAATTATCTCGTTGTGCGTCGCAACGGTCGGGCGTGCTGAGGTTGACGCCCGGCCGAATATTTTAATTATTCTGGCCGACGATCTGGGCTACGAAGCGCTCGGCTGCTACGGCGGCTTAACTTATGAAACGCCGGAGCTCGACACCATGGCCGCCGACGGGCTGCGCTTTGCCTACGCCTACACGAGCCCCGTGTGCACGCCGACCCGCGTCAGCATGCATACCAGCCTTTACACCTTTGAGCACGGCCACACGGGCGTCTTGCCGGTGCACAATGGCACCTCGGAGTTTGTGGACTTCAATGCGATGCCGACCTTTGCTCAACTGCTGCAAGCCGATGGTTACCAGACCTCGACCACGGGAAAATGGCAGCTGGCGACGCTTACCGAGCACCCGAACCACATTGCCAACGCAGGCTTTGATTCGTGGTGTGTGTGGCAGATTTGGGACGGCTCCGCCAAAACCGAGCGTTTCTGGGACCCTTATTTGAACCGCGACGGTGTGGTGATGACCGGTATCGAAGACCGCTTCGGACCCGATGTCCTCGTTGACTACGTAAAGGTGCGGATGGCTACGGCGACTGCCGACGGCGAGCCCTTCATGATCGTGCACAACGAGATGCTCCCGCACAGCCCGCTAGTCAACACACCAGCCGGTGGCGGTGCTTCGCTGGCCAATATGGTCAACTACATGGACTTTCTCGTTGGCGAGTTGCTCGACGAGGTGGAGGCGCTCGGCATCCGCGAGAACACCTACGTCATTTTCATTGGTGATAACGGCACGGATACCGGGGCCGTTCGCGAGACCACGGACGGCGAGGTGACCGATGGCAAGCGGGACTTGAGCGACGGGGGCACCCACGTGCCCTTCATTGTCTGGGGGCCGTCCAGTGTGCCCGTTGGTGTGAGTAACGACTTGATCGACATTACCGATGTTTTTCCGACGGTTTGCTCGCTGGCGGGGGTCGCGATCCCGGAAACCATTGAATATCGCGGGACGAGTTTTGTGCCGCAGCTTGAGGGCCGCCCCGGTATGCCGCGCAAGTGGGTCCACCAGGGCATCAACAGCGTGCAGTCGCTGTTCAATGGTCAGTTCCGACTCAACTCCAATGGCAAGCTCTACGATGCGCGTAATCTGCCCGCGGAGCCGGAGGTAATCACGCCCACACCCGAGAGCGAGGAAGCCCGGGAGGAGCTGCAAAAGGTTTTCGATTTCTTGCAGGGAAACTTGTCTATCCCGAGCGGTGAGACCGGTGGCAGCAATGGCCAGGTAATCGACAACGACGACTCACTGCAGGTAACCGTGGTGGGCGAGTGGAAAAATTCCTCCGCGAGCTCAGGCTTCATTGGCTCGGATTACATTCACGATCTCAACGCAGGGCAGGGGACGAAATCCGTGACCTTTGCCTACACCGCTGCGGAGACCGGCGAGCATACGATCGACCTCTACTGGAGCGCGCTCTCCAACCGTGCAAGCAATGCTCCGGTGTCGGTCATTACACCGGCGGGTACGACGGAATTTACCGTGAATCAACGTTTGGACGGCGGTCAATGGAACGAGTTGACCACGGTCCAGCTCAATGCGGGCGATAGCCTCCAGGTGCGGATCCACAACACCGACGCCAATGGCTACGTGATCGCTGACGCCGTGCGCATTACTGCTGCTGGCGAGGTGCCGCCGGACCTGACTGCTCTTTATGAATGGCGCGCGTTTAACTTCGAAAACGCTGCGCTGGAGGACTCTGGCCAGGAACTTGGTGTTTGGGGTGATGCTGCCGATCCCGATGGCGACGGCTATTCTAACCTCCTGGAATATGCGTTAGGCGGGGACCCTTTTCAGAGCGCGCCCTTGGGGCTGCTGGACTTTTCCTTTGCCGATGGTGTGCCGTCATTTCGGCTGATCCAGCGCACGGGTAGCGACTGGCTAAGTATTGCCGCCGAGTATTCGCCGACCCTGGGCGACGATTGGTCCCCCGTGCAAACGCTGCTCACGAGGTCCGACGCGCGCCCGCTCAACCGGAGTTACTCCGAAGTTACCTACACCTTTACCGCCGGAGGCCCTGTGCCAAATCCGGTTTTTTTTCGCGTGAATGCTGAGTTGGTGGAGTAG
- a CDS encoding lysophospholipid acyltransferase family protein produces the protein MMPESKSPWRQALLAAYLRRKYRQRFYAVRVGGFEGWQDWLASTAPYPLVLFGNHQTWWDGLLDFSLTREFGMDQRLMMEARNLAQFPFFQKCGVFGVNLESARDRGEGLLHAVRILNEGGSRRCLIIYPQGRLVPDWENVPLQPGLEAIFKRAPQATGLPVWRKIHHGKHELPEVEIQLGEPILPGTSPSLIDLEESLQKTRDALILRLNEVNVIAEYTLSRCSKSLRGET, from the coding sequence ATGATGCCCGAATCCAAAAGCCCTTGGCGGCAAGCCTTGTTGGCAGCCTACCTGCGCCGGAAATACCGGCAGCGGTTTTACGCTGTGCGCGTGGGCGGGTTCGAGGGTTGGCAGGACTGGCTGGCCTCCACCGCACCGTATCCGCTGGTGCTTTTTGGCAACCACCAGACGTGGTGGGACGGCTTGCTGGACTTTTCGCTAACGCGGGAGTTCGGCATGGATCAGCGCTTGATGATGGAGGCCCGAAACCTCGCGCAGTTCCCCTTTTTCCAGAAATGTGGGGTGTTTGGGGTGAATCTGGAATCCGCGCGCGACCGCGGCGAGGGCTTGCTGCACGCTGTGCGTATCTTAAATGAGGGCGGGTCCCGGCGCTGCCTGATTATTTACCCGCAGGGCCGGCTGGTTCCGGACTGGGAGAACGTTCCGCTGCAGCCGGGCTTGGAGGCGATCTTTAAACGTGCGCCGCAGGCGACCGGCCTGCCGGTGTGGCGCAAGATTCACCACGGCAAGCATGAGTTGCCGGAGGTGGAAATCCAGCTCGGTGAACCGATTTTGCCTGGCACATCTCCGAGCCTGATCGATCTGGAGGAATCGCTGCAAAAAACACGCGATGCCTTAATTCTCCGTCTAAATGAAGTAAACGTTATAGCTGAATATACTCTCTCGCGTTGCTCAAAGTCCTTACGTGGAGAAACTTAG
- a CDS encoding NAD-dependent epimerase/dehydratase family protein, with protein sequence MADVNFQGRSALILGCGYVGVAVGRALTDAGATVDALTRNAERADEAEQFARNVIRCELDTADWHNQVATQYDFVLNCVSSAGNGMEGYRKSYIGGMGSIIDWAQNAEVGTYAYTSATSVYPHSDGRIVTEEDVPEDLTANGDVLREAEELIENAPAGCWERAFILRLGAIYGPTRHHLLDALKRGTTTFPGEGGFYLNYIHLDDIVSAVLASFATTSAPAGAYNVVDGDYPTKAAVVEWLAEQIGAPKPVFDPTMQARRGPMRTNAQGSLPNRRVSNEKLRRELGWTPKYPDFKAGYASLL encoded by the coding sequence ATGGCAGATGTAAATTTTCAAGGGCGCTCGGCGCTGATCTTGGGTTGTGGCTATGTGGGCGTGGCCGTTGGCCGCGCGCTTACCGATGCGGGTGCCACTGTAGACGCGCTGACCCGCAATGCCGAACGCGCCGACGAGGCCGAGCAATTCGCGCGCAACGTTATCCGCTGCGAGCTCGACACTGCGGATTGGCACAACCAAGTCGCTACGCAATACGACTTCGTGCTCAACTGCGTGAGCTCCGCTGGCAACGGCATGGAGGGCTACCGCAAGAGCTACATCGGAGGCATGGGGTCGATCATTGACTGGGCGCAAAACGCCGAAGTCGGGACCTACGCCTACACCAGCGCGACCAGCGTTTACCCGCATAGCGATGGCCGCATTGTCACCGAGGAAGACGTGCCGGAAGACCTCACCGCTAACGGCGACGTCCTCCGGGAAGCCGAGGAGTTGATCGAAAACGCCCCCGCTGGTTGCTGGGAGCGCGCGTTCATTTTGCGCCTGGGCGCGATCTACGGTCCGACGCGTCATCACCTGCTCGACGCCCTCAAGCGCGGCACGACCACCTTCCCCGGCGAGGGCGGCTTTTATCTGAACTACATTCACTTGGACGACATCGTGAGCGCGGTGCTGGCGTCCTTTGCCACGACATCTGCGCCTGCCGGTGCTTACAATGTGGTCGACGGCGATTACCCGACGAAGGCCGCCGTTGTCGAATGGTTGGCCGAGCAAATCGGCGCGCCCAAGCCGGTCTTTGACCCCACGATGCAGGCCCGCCGCGGCCCCATGCGCACCAACGCCCAGGGCAGCCTCCCGAACCGCCGCGTGTCCAACGAGAAGCTCCGCCGCGAGCTCGGCTGGACGCCGAAGTATCCGGATTTCAAGGCCGGTTACGCGTCGCTGCTGTGA
- a CDS encoding YbaB/EbfC family nucleoid-associated protein, with the protein MAGVGKLLKQAQKMQRKIEALQEELAQTELDVSSGGGAIQIKINGAGEFQSIKLDPEFLKEDAEFIEETLLEAVKEAAAKSKAYNEEKMGDATAGFQFPGMM; encoded by the coding sequence ATGGCCGGAGTCGGTAAACTTCTAAAACAAGCACAGAAAATGCAGCGCAAGATTGAAGCGCTACAGGAAGAACTCGCACAGACCGAGCTGGACGTTTCCAGCGGCGGTGGCGCGATCCAAATTAAGATCAATGGAGCGGGTGAGTTCCAGTCGATCAAGCTCGATCCGGAGTTCCTCAAGGAGGACGCCGAGTTCATCGAGGAGACGCTGCTCGAAGCCGTCAAGGAGGCCGCTGCGAAGTCCAAGGCCTACAACGAAGAGAAGATGGGCGACGCCACTGCCGGTTTCCAGTTCCCGGGGATGATGTAA
- the recR gene encoding recombination mediator RecR, with protein MSPAFEKVHQLLKQLPGLGHRSAERVAMHLIVEKPERLQPLCDALEEAAAKLHRCPVTGNLTEGELCEIYADPARRREIVCVVETVPDLMAIERSGAYRGVYHVLHGKLSPLHGVGPDDLNFAPLAKRIADGEVSEIILALSNDIEGEATCHYIQDELLSGSAASISRIGFGLPSGGGIVFADAATLRNALEGRKQF; from the coding sequence GTGTCACCGGCCTTCGAGAAAGTTCACCAACTGCTTAAGCAACTGCCGGGCTTGGGCCACCGCTCCGCTGAGCGCGTGGCGATGCACCTCATTGTCGAAAAGCCCGAGCGCCTGCAACCGCTCTGCGATGCCTTGGAAGAGGCGGCCGCAAAGCTGCACCGCTGCCCCGTTACGGGTAACCTGACCGAGGGCGAGCTGTGCGAGATCTACGCCGATCCAGCCCGACGCCGGGAGATCGTCTGCGTGGTGGAGACGGTGCCCGACCTGATGGCGATTGAGCGATCCGGCGCCTATCGCGGTGTTTATCATGTGCTGCATGGCAAACTGTCGCCGCTGCATGGCGTAGGCCCTGACGACTTGAATTTCGCGCCCTTGGCCAAGCGCATTGCTGACGGCGAGGTCAGCGAAATCATCCTCGCGCTGTCCAACGACATCGAGGGCGAGGCAACCTGCCACTACATTCAGGACGAGCTCCTGAGCGGTAGCGCGGCCTCGATTAGCCGTATCGGCTTCGGCCTGCCCAGCGGCGGGGGTATCGTCTTCGCCGACGCCGCCACCCTGCGCAACGCCCTCGAGGGGCGCAAACAATTCTAA
- a CDS encoding phosphotransferase enzyme family protein yields the protein MRRGHHLAETEPYQDALYRCLDHWGLQEQGAELIRHGINHVFAAQTTGGSPVIVRVSDGSARPRHELEAELMWLNWLIKNDCVVTTPIASQRGELLETTINDDGVYHISCFERFAGHSPDPGNPAEWNDDLFAKIGRSVGRIHRFTDQFQLPPDKERKLWWDMRTHQFTEDTSAYDPATVEAMQAFLADFKNRARAPRHFGLIHHDVHGGNLLIENGEVEIIDFDLACYGWRMTDFAVLLYSHYYFQSWAPKNVTPQLVGQVVAALARGYREEYTLDDAQLAMLPDLLRLRETLCYIVMRPAMDYWNEACHRPETTVAQSMACIEERWRTGAAFDINFGD from the coding sequence ATGAGGCGGGGGCATCATCTGGCGGAAACCGAACCCTACCAGGATGCCCTGTATCGATGCCTCGACCACTGGGGCCTGCAGGAACAGGGTGCTGAGCTGATCCGCCATGGCATCAACCATGTGTTCGCCGCTCAGACGACTGGCGGCAGCCCGGTAATTGTCCGCGTGAGCGATGGCAGCGCTCGCCCGCGGCACGAGCTGGAGGCGGAGCTCATGTGGCTCAACTGGCTTATTAAAAACGATTGCGTGGTGACGACGCCCATCGCATCTCAGCGTGGCGAGCTGCTCGAGACTACAATCAACGATGACGGCGTTTACCACATTAGCTGCTTCGAGCGCTTTGCCGGCCATTCACCAGACCCGGGTAATCCTGCCGAATGGAACGACGATCTCTTCGCTAAGATTGGGCGATCCGTGGGCCGTATTCATCGCTTTACCGACCAGTTCCAGCTGCCGCCAGATAAAGAGCGCAAACTCTGGTGGGACATGCGCACCCACCAATTTACGGAGGATACCTCTGCCTATGATCCGGCCACAGTGGAAGCGATGCAGGCGTTTTTGGCGGACTTTAAAAACCGCGCCCGTGCGCCGCGTCACTTTGGCCTGATCCACCACGATGTACATGGCGGCAATCTGCTCATTGAAAACGGCGAAGTGGAAATTATCGATTTCGACCTGGCTTGCTACGGTTGGCGGATGACGGATTTCGCCGTGCTGCTCTATAGCCATTACTATTTCCAATCCTGGGCACCCAAAAATGTGACGCCGCAACTCGTCGGGCAGGTGGTCGCGGCTCTGGCGCGTGGCTATCGCGAGGAATACACGCTCGACGATGCGCAACTGGCCATGCTGCCCGACCTGCTTCGCCTGCGGGAAACTCTCTGCTACATCGTCATGCGGCCCGCCATGGATTACTGGAACGAGGCCTGCCATCGCCCTGAAACCACCGTGGCCCAGAGCATGGCGTGCATCGAAGAACGTTGGCGCACGGGGGCTGCGTTCGATATCAATTTCGGTGACTAA
- a CDS encoding response regulator, producing the protein MKPQVLVIDDCADARKLIHMILSPRGYVTWEAEDAVQAFELLKVERFDLVVIDIAMIGIDGFTIASEIRHGHVGPLNRDAFLVGCTALYLDKKNVSKDSTGMDLFFRKPLGVREFANKIDALMGRVAV; encoded by the coding sequence ATGAAGCCACAAGTTCTCGTCATCGATGACTGCGCCGACGCCCGCAAACTCATCCACATGATTCTTAGCCCGCGCGGCTACGTCACGTGGGAGGCGGAGGACGCAGTGCAAGCCTTCGAACTTCTGAAAGTCGAACGCTTTGACTTGGTCGTGATCGATATTGCCATGATCGGGATTGACGGTTTCACCATCGCCTCCGAAATCCGCCACGGCCACGTGGGCCCGCTCAACCGCGATGCCTTTTTGGTCGGCTGCACCGCCCTGTATTTGGACAAGAAAAACGTCAGCAAGGATTCCACCGGCATGGACCTCTTTTTCCGCAAGCCTTTGGGCGTGCGCGAGTTTGCCAACAAAATCGACGCCCTAATGGGGCGGGTAGCGGTTTAG
- the rpe gene encoding ribulose-phosphate 3-epimerase — MKPLVAPSILAGNHARLAESLAVAEATPGIEWVHIDIMDGHFVPNLTFGPQTVKDLRPDSKLFFDVHLMLARPDQYIEQFIEAGAQNVTIHTEPDYDHLATLKRIRELGATCGICINPGTPTDDLLPYLDHVDLVLLMTVQPGFGGQSFRTDVLPKIETVAQWRADKGYQWRIEVDGGVDAVTGQDCLKAGADTFVSGSAFFKNPDKPGFVAGLQG, encoded by the coding sequence ATGAAGCCACTCGTCGCACCATCGATCCTTGCCGGAAACCACGCCCGCCTCGCGGAAAGCTTGGCCGTCGCCGAGGCCACGCCCGGCATTGAGTGGGTCCACATCGACATCATGGACGGGCATTTCGTGCCGAACCTCACTTTCGGCCCGCAGACAGTCAAAGACCTGCGCCCGGACAGTAAGCTCTTCTTCGACGTGCATCTGATGCTCGCTCGCCCCGATCAATACATCGAGCAGTTCATCGAGGCCGGCGCGCAAAACGTAACCATCCACACCGAGCCCGACTACGACCACCTGGCCACGCTGAAGCGCATTCGCGAGCTCGGTGCCACGTGCGGCATCTGCATCAACCCCGGCACGCCGACGGATGACCTCCTGCCCTACCTGGACCACGTGGACCTCGTCCTGCTGATGACGGTGCAGCCCGGCTTCGGCGGCCAGTCTTTCCGCACCGACGTCTTGCCCAAGATCGAAACCGTCGCCCAATGGCGCGCAGACAAAGGCTACCAATGGCGCATCGAAGTCGATGGTGGCGTGGACGCCGTTACGGGCCAAGACTGCCTGAAGGCAGGTGCCGACACATTCGTCTCAGGCTCAGCGTTTTTTAAAAACCCGGACAAGCCCGGCTTTGTCGCCGGTTTGCAGGGTTAG
- a CDS encoding YybH family protein: protein MLKYLLASLCLLTLASGLQAASGPQVLRATEEFYAALNAMFAGDVAPMEAVWSHDEEEATYMGPDGSYVVGWSKIKADWEKQAAMKLGGKVTPTNIHLILGNGLAVVQCYEVGQNFDNEGKKVEVKIRATNVFRNINGEWKMVSHHTDLLPHLMHQH, encoded by the coding sequence ATGCTGAAATACCTACTCGCTTCGCTTTGTTTGTTAACGCTGGCCTCCGGGCTGCAGGCCGCCAGCGGGCCGCAGGTGCTGCGGGCCACGGAGGAGTTTTACGCCGCGCTGAATGCGATGTTCGCGGGCGACGTTGCGCCGATGGAGGCAGTCTGGTCGCACGATGAGGAGGAGGCAACTTACATGGGGCCGGATGGCAGTTACGTGGTCGGTTGGAGTAAGATTAAGGCGGATTGGGAAAAGCAGGCGGCCATGAAGCTCGGCGGCAAGGTTACCCCGACCAATATTCACCTGATTCTGGGCAACGGACTGGCCGTGGTGCAGTGCTACGAGGTGGGGCAAAATTTCGACAACGAGGGCAAAAAGGTTGAAGTCAAAATCCGCGCGACTAACGTCTTTCGTAACATCAACGGCGAGTGGAAAATGGTCTCGCACCACACCGACCTGCTCCCGCACCTGATGCACCAACACTAA